From one Anabas testudineus chromosome 18, fAnaTes1.2, whole genome shotgun sequence genomic stretch:
- the gba3 gene encoding cytosolic beta-glucosidase isoform X3, whose protein sequence is MSTGVHVTQTSHLRCNRYRTCVLSCVPGRGNMFPPDFAWGAATAAHQIEGGWQADGKGPSIWDTFCHQEKGRVFGEQNGDVSCNSYELWEKDLECIQQLGLTHYRLSLSWARLLPDGTTRHVNQKGVQYYNKVIDDLLSCNVSPMITLYHFDLPQALQDQGGWKSQEIVPLFDSYARFCFQTFGDRVKLWITINEPYVCAKLGHEDGIHAPGLKEAGISAYLVGHNMLRAHATAWHSYDSFYRPKQKGAVSLAINSDWFEPLDPGCKEDIAATERDLAFTLGWFAWPVFVTGDYPETMRSAIDSQSEKLGYGGSSRLPSFSKDDPTVLGTADFFALNYYTSRKVKPGGDSGQMLGIKSDRNAEEVLDPSWPISGVSWLAVVPSGLRKLLKYIKAISSSRARLKCS, encoded by the exons atgtccACCGGGGTTCATGTAACCCAAACGTCTCATCTGCGATGCAACAGATATCGGACCTGTGTGCTTTCCTGTGTCCCAGGACGTGGAAACATGTTCCCACCGGACTTTGCCTGGGGAGCAGCAACTGCTGCGCATCAAATAGAAG GTGGCTGGCAGGCAGACGGCAAGGGACCGAGTATCTGGGACACATTTTGCCATCAGGAGAAAGGCAGAGTGTTTGGGGAGCAGAATGGGGATGTGTCCTGCAACAGCTACGAGCTGTGGGAGAAAGACCTGGAGTGCATCCAGCAGCTCGGGCTGACGCACTAtcgcctgtctctctcctgggCCCGTCTCCTGCCTGATGGGACCACAAGGCACGTCAATCAAAAAG GTGTACAGTACTACAACAAAGTAATCGACGATTTGCTCTCCTGCAACGTGTCACCTATGATTACACTCTACCACTTTGACCTGCCTCAAGCCCTCCAAGACCAGGGGGGTTGGAAATCACAGGAAATAGTGCCATTATTTGACAGCTATGCCCGGTTTTGTTTCCAAACTTTCGGTGACCGTGTCAAACTTTGGATCACTATCAACGAGCCGTATGTTTGTGCCAAACTTGGTCACGAAGACGGCATCCACGCCCCAGGGTTAAAAGAAGCAGGGATTAGCGCCTACCTTGTGGGCCACAACATGCTGCGTGCCCACGCTACGGCCTGGCATAGCTATGACTCCTTCTATAGGCCAAAGCAGAAGGGAGCAGTGTCTCTGGCCATTAACAGTGACTGGTTTGAACCTTTAGACCCAGGTTGCAAGGAGGACATTGCTGCAACTGAACGGGACCTTGCATTCACGTTAGGATGGTTTGCCTGGCCCGTGTTCGTAACTGGAGATTATCCAGAAACTATGAGGTCTGCCATCGACTCTCAAAGCGAGAAGCTCGGATACGGTGGCAGCTCAAGGCTGCCCAGCTTCTCGAAGGATGACCCTACTGTTTTGGGCACAGCAGACTTCTTTGCATTAAACTACTACACGTCTCGCAAAGTCAAGCCAGGAGGCGACTCGGGTCAGATGTTGGGTATAAAGAGTGATCGCAATGCAGAGGAAGTTTTGGATCCCTCCTGGCCCATTAGTGGTGTGTCCTGGCTGGCTGTAGTGCCCAGTGGCTTGAGAAAACTTCTCAAGTACATTAAG GCCATTAGCTCGAGCCGGGCCCGACTGAAATGCAGCTAA
- the gba3 gene encoding cytosolic beta-glucosidase isoform X1, with product MSTGVHVTQTSHLRCNRYRTCVLSCVPGRGNMFPPDFAWGAATAAHQIEGGWQADGKGPSIWDTFCHQEKGRVFGEQNGDVSCNSYELWEKDLECIQQLGLTHYRLSLSWARLLPDGTTRHVNQKGVQYYNKVIDDLLSCNVSPMITLYHFDLPQALQDQGGWKSQEIVPLFDSYARFCFQTFGDRVKLWITINEPYVCAKLGHEDGIHAPGLKEAGISAYLVGHNMLRAHATAWHSYDSFYRPKQKGAVSLAINSDWFEPLDPGCKEDIAATERDLAFTLGWFAWPVFVTGDYPETMRSAIDSQSEKLGYGGSSRLPSFSKDDPTVLGTADFFALNYYTSRKVKPGGDSGQMLGIKSDRNAEEVLDPSWPISGVSWLAVVPSGLRKLLKYIKDTLNNPAVYITENGFSQVGPLQMEDVERCEFYKDTIFEVGKAIEEDGVDVRGYFAWSLLDNFEWADGFSVRFGLFHVDFSDAKRSRTIYRSGQEYAKTIVKYKRAICVQ from the exons atgtccACCGGGGTTCATGTAACCCAAACGTCTCATCTGCGATGCAACAGATATCGGACCTGTGTGCTTTCCTGTGTCCCAGGACGTGGAAACATGTTCCCACCGGACTTTGCCTGGGGAGCAGCAACTGCTGCGCATCAAATAGAAG GTGGCTGGCAGGCAGACGGCAAGGGACCGAGTATCTGGGACACATTTTGCCATCAGGAGAAAGGCAGAGTGTTTGGGGAGCAGAATGGGGATGTGTCCTGCAACAGCTACGAGCTGTGGGAGAAAGACCTGGAGTGCATCCAGCAGCTCGGGCTGACGCACTAtcgcctgtctctctcctgggCCCGTCTCCTGCCTGATGGGACCACAAGGCACGTCAATCAAAAAG GTGTACAGTACTACAACAAAGTAATCGACGATTTGCTCTCCTGCAACGTGTCACCTATGATTACACTCTACCACTTTGACCTGCCTCAAGCCCTCCAAGACCAGGGGGGTTGGAAATCACAGGAAATAGTGCCATTATTTGACAGCTATGCCCGGTTTTGTTTCCAAACTTTCGGTGACCGTGTCAAACTTTGGATCACTATCAACGAGCCGTATGTTTGTGCCAAACTTGGTCACGAAGACGGCATCCACGCCCCAGGGTTAAAAGAAGCAGGGATTAGCGCCTACCTTGTGGGCCACAACATGCTGCGTGCCCACGCTACGGCCTGGCATAGCTATGACTCCTTCTATAGGCCAAAGCAGAAGGGAGCAGTGTCTCTGGCCATTAACAGTGACTGGTTTGAACCTTTAGACCCAGGTTGCAAGGAGGACATTGCTGCAACTGAACGGGACCTTGCATTCACGTTAGGATGGTTTGCCTGGCCCGTGTTCGTAACTGGAGATTATCCAGAAACTATGAGGTCTGCCATCGACTCTCAAAGCGAGAAGCTCGGATACGGTGGCAGCTCAAGGCTGCCCAGCTTCTCGAAGGATGACCCTACTGTTTTGGGCACAGCAGACTTCTTTGCATTAAACTACTACACGTCTCGCAAAGTCAAGCCAGGAGGCGACTCGGGTCAGATGTTGGGTATAAAGAGTGATCGCAATGCAGAGGAAGTTTTGGATCCCTCCTGGCCCATTAGTGGTGTGTCCTGGCTGGCTGTAGTGCCCAGTGGCTTGAGAAAACTTCTCAAGTACATTAAG GACACTTTAAACAACCCGGCGGTCTACATTACAGAGAATGGCTTCTCTCAGGTGGGGCCGCTGCAAATGGAGGATGTTGAGCGCTGTGAGTTTTACAAAGACACCATCTTCGAAGTGGGCAAAG cTATTGAAGAAGATGGGGTGGATGTCAGAGGATACTTCGCATGGTCATTGCTGGACAACTTTGAATGGGCTGATGGCTTCAGTGTTCGCTTTGGTTTGTTCCACGTGGACTTCTCTGATGCAAAGAGGAGTCGAACCATATACCGCTCCGGTCAGGAATATGCAAAGACTATCGTGAAATACAAGAGAGCAATTTGTGTACAGTGA
- the gba3 gene encoding cytosolic beta-glucosidase isoform X2 yields MFPPDFAWGAATAAHQIEGGWQADGKGPSIWDTFCHQEKGRVFGEQNGDVSCNSYELWEKDLECIQQLGLTHYRLSLSWARLLPDGTTRHVNQKGVQYYNKVIDDLLSCNVSPMITLYHFDLPQALQDQGGWKSQEIVPLFDSYARFCFQTFGDRVKLWITINEPYVCAKLGHEDGIHAPGLKEAGISAYLVGHNMLRAHATAWHSYDSFYRPKQKGAVSLAINSDWFEPLDPGCKEDIAATERDLAFTLGWFAWPVFVTGDYPETMRSAIDSQSEKLGYGGSSRLPSFSKDDPTVLGTADFFALNYYTSRKVKPGGDSGQMLGIKSDRNAEEVLDPSWPISGVSWLAVVPSGLRKLLKYIKDTLNNPAVYITENGFSQVGPLQMEDVERCEFYKDTIFEVGKAIEEDGVDVRGYFAWSLLDNFEWADGFSVRFGLFHVDFSDAKRSRTIYRSGQEYAKTIVKYKRAICVQ; encoded by the exons ATGTTCCCACCGGACTTTGCCTGGGGAGCAGCAACTGCTGCGCATCAAATAGAAG GTGGCTGGCAGGCAGACGGCAAGGGACCGAGTATCTGGGACACATTTTGCCATCAGGAGAAAGGCAGAGTGTTTGGGGAGCAGAATGGGGATGTGTCCTGCAACAGCTACGAGCTGTGGGAGAAAGACCTGGAGTGCATCCAGCAGCTCGGGCTGACGCACTAtcgcctgtctctctcctgggCCCGTCTCCTGCCTGATGGGACCACAAGGCACGTCAATCAAAAAG GTGTACAGTACTACAACAAAGTAATCGACGATTTGCTCTCCTGCAACGTGTCACCTATGATTACACTCTACCACTTTGACCTGCCTCAAGCCCTCCAAGACCAGGGGGGTTGGAAATCACAGGAAATAGTGCCATTATTTGACAGCTATGCCCGGTTTTGTTTCCAAACTTTCGGTGACCGTGTCAAACTTTGGATCACTATCAACGAGCCGTATGTTTGTGCCAAACTTGGTCACGAAGACGGCATCCACGCCCCAGGGTTAAAAGAAGCAGGGATTAGCGCCTACCTTGTGGGCCACAACATGCTGCGTGCCCACGCTACGGCCTGGCATAGCTATGACTCCTTCTATAGGCCAAAGCAGAAGGGAGCAGTGTCTCTGGCCATTAACAGTGACTGGTTTGAACCTTTAGACCCAGGTTGCAAGGAGGACATTGCTGCAACTGAACGGGACCTTGCATTCACGTTAGGATGGTTTGCCTGGCCCGTGTTCGTAACTGGAGATTATCCAGAAACTATGAGGTCTGCCATCGACTCTCAAAGCGAGAAGCTCGGATACGGTGGCAGCTCAAGGCTGCCCAGCTTCTCGAAGGATGACCCTACTGTTTTGGGCACAGCAGACTTCTTTGCATTAAACTACTACACGTCTCGCAAAGTCAAGCCAGGAGGCGACTCGGGTCAGATGTTGGGTATAAAGAGTGATCGCAATGCAGAGGAAGTTTTGGATCCCTCCTGGCCCATTAGTGGTGTGTCCTGGCTGGCTGTAGTGCCCAGTGGCTTGAGAAAACTTCTCAAGTACATTAAG GACACTTTAAACAACCCGGCGGTCTACATTACAGAGAATGGCTTCTCTCAGGTGGGGCCGCTGCAAATGGAGGATGTTGAGCGCTGTGAGTTTTACAAAGACACCATCTTCGAAGTGGGCAAAG cTATTGAAGAAGATGGGGTGGATGTCAGAGGATACTTCGCATGGTCATTGCTGGACAACTTTGAATGGGCTGATGGCTTCAGTGTTCGCTTTGGTTTGTTCCACGTGGACTTCTCTGATGCAAAGAGGAGTCGAACCATATACCGCTCCGGTCAGGAATATGCAAAGACTATCGTGAAATACAAGAGAGCAATTTGTGTACAGTGA